The Phycisphaerales bacterium genome has a window encoding:
- a CDS encoding FG-GAP repeat protein, whose translation MASSALVWGCVCLLEHRVALGQSVLEDWRLIAQNGASDDLFGASVSIDGTWAIIGAYGDDDAGFSAGAAHIWYFDAATRQWTRTAKLLPEPESDEGYFGFSVAMSGGIAVVGAIYADDLGNDSGAAYVFDRENGWARTKLLAPDGGEGEYFGRSVSIDGGVLVIGSSSRTQGLEAGGAYVFRRNGHVWEFETKLGHETLEPGDQFGDSVCVSGDRVVVGAWGDDGVGRAYVYEHTVNGWGTPRVLAPDDGELDDRFGCSVDTSGNAIVVGSYGHEHDGNSAWAGSAYVFRHDGQDWRQQQELLRSDPAEADDFGQRVAIHDDTIVVNSYQDDDKGESSGSAYLFRYDGNGFWEQDPDKFLASDGAPFDLFSYSAVATDGRMVLIGAYENDNENGENAGAAYIYDLSEGITLVADGTCPGGGPIRIEWSGATLKGQVALIFATCEGEYLVPPRNPCQGTQLGLGPCQIRVGWIGRSDGTGSRVLNSNAGAGACDKFLQLLDLTSCATSNVATIE comes from the coding sequence TTGGCCAGTTCGGCGCTGGTGTGGGGCTGCGTCTGCCTATTGGAACATCGTGTCGCCCTCGGTCAGTCAGTACTCGAAGACTGGCGTCTCATCGCTCAAAACGGAGCGAGCGACGACCTCTTCGGCGCATCCGTTTCAATCGATGGCACTTGGGCGATCATCGGCGCGTACGGCGACGACGACGCGGGATTCAGCGCGGGCGCCGCACACATCTGGTACTTCGACGCCGCAACAAGGCAGTGGACCCGGACGGCAAAGCTGCTCCCCGAGCCTGAGTCCGACGAAGGGTACTTCGGCTTCTCGGTCGCGATGTCTGGCGGTATCGCCGTCGTCGGCGCGATCTACGCCGACGATCTCGGCAACGACTCCGGCGCTGCGTACGTCTTTGATCGCGAAAACGGATGGGCACGAACAAAGCTGCTGGCTCCGGATGGCGGCGAGGGGGAGTACTTCGGGCGATCGGTTTCCATCGACGGCGGGGTTCTCGTGATCGGCTCCTCATCCCGCACTCAGGGTCTGGAGGCGGGTGGAGCCTATGTCTTCCGGCGCAATGGGCACGTGTGGGAGTTCGAGACGAAACTCGGTCACGAGACGCTTGAACCGGGCGATCAGTTCGGTGACTCCGTGTGCGTCTCCGGAGACCGAGTCGTGGTGGGTGCCTGGGGCGACGACGGTGTCGGTCGCGCCTACGTCTACGAGCACACGGTCAATGGGTGGGGCACACCGCGCGTGCTGGCTCCTGACGATGGTGAACTCGACGATCGGTTCGGTTGCTCCGTTGACACGTCAGGCAATGCGATTGTTGTTGGGTCCTATGGCCATGAACATGACGGCAACAGCGCCTGGGCTGGATCGGCGTACGTGTTTCGACATGATGGCCAAGATTGGCGCCAGCAGCAGGAGCTTCTCCGGAGCGATCCCGCCGAAGCAGATGACTTCGGCCAGCGTGTGGCGATCCACGACGATACCATCGTCGTCAACTCCTATCAGGACGATGACAAAGGCGAGTCATCGGGCTCCGCATACCTGTTCCGCTACGACGGCAACGGCTTCTGGGAGCAGGACCCGGACAAGTTCCTTGCGTCCGATGGTGCACCGTTTGATCTCTTCAGTTACTCAGCCGTAGCAACGGATGGTCGAATGGTGCTGATCGGCGCGTACGAAAACGACAATGAGAACGGCGAGAATGCCGGTGCCGCCTACATCTACGACTTGAGTGAAGGAATCACGCTCGTCGCAGACGGGACCTGCCCCGGAGGCGGGCCGATTCGCATCGAGTGGTCTGGCGCTACGCTGAAAGGACAGGTCGCCTTAATCTTCGCGACCTGCGAAGGAGAGTATCTCGTCCCGCCCCGCAATCCTTGTCAGGGTACCCAGCTTGGACTGGGTCCGTGCCAGATTCGGGTGGGGTGGATCGGTCGTTCCGACGGCACAGGATCGAGAGTCCTCAATTCAAACGCCGGTGCGGGGGCCTGCGACAAATTCCTCCAACTCCTCGATCTGACAAGCTGTGCAACGAGCAACGTAGCCACGATCGAGTGA
- a CDS encoding phage terminase large subunit family protein, which produces MAIDPRQLKPAELCRLLNSTPLGEVISERQLHRHRTRAGYRIGDGKTVDLLRYTAWLVIERHARLAGEDAAQDDAFDENADAARTRHLPESFTGRNIDALPEIIDAGRKEACRRNFRLFCETYFPQTFHLAWSPDHLKVIARIEQAVLEGGLFAMAMPRGSGKTSLCEIACLWALLYGHREFVSLIGSDEEHASQMLESIKAELENSEVLLHDFPEACFPIHCLDGIHQRAAGQLFEGSQTHIGWTAHEIVLPTMPGSLPSGGIIRVAGITGRIRGMKYKRPDGRSVRPSLVLIDDPQTDESARSPSQCATRERILAGAILGLAGPGRKIAGLMTLTVVRPDDLADRLLDRDKHPQWQGQRTKMVYSFPTREQLWAEYARLRAEGLRADEGISRATEFYGENRDAMDEGAEVAWPDRFNHDELSAIQHAMNLRLQDEAAFWAEYQNEPLPESTALDEDLLTAEQICEKVNGHERGEVPIGSSLLTMFIDVQAKALFWLIVAWEEDFTGHVIDYGTEPDQKDAHAYFTLRDIRRTLAAAAPHAGLEGAVYAGLERLTDAMLGREWKRDDGAMVRIDRCLIDANWGQSSDVVYQFCRQSRHANLIMPSHGRYVGASSIPFSEYKRKRGDRVGLNWRIPVITGKRAVRHVVFDTNYWKSFVHARLAVPMGDPGCLALFGHTGGSSNRTASNHQLLAEHLTSEYRVKTQGRGRTVDEWKLRVDGLDNHWLDCLVGCSVAASMQGAVLYGTDVQPAPRRRIRLSDLQGGRR; this is translated from the coding sequence GTGGCGATTGACCCGCGCCAACTCAAGCCGGCCGAACTCTGCCGCCTGCTCAACAGCACGCCGCTGGGCGAGGTGATCAGCGAGCGGCAACTGCACCGGCATCGCACCCGCGCCGGTTATCGCATCGGCGACGGCAAGACCGTCGATCTCCTGCGCTACACGGCTTGGCTGGTGATCGAGCGCCACGCCCGCCTGGCCGGTGAGGATGCCGCCCAGGATGATGCGTTTGACGAGAATGCCGACGCGGCCCGGACGCGCCACCTGCCCGAGTCATTCACCGGCCGGAACATCGACGCCCTGCCCGAGATCATCGACGCCGGTCGCAAGGAAGCCTGCCGCCGCAACTTCCGCCTCTTCTGCGAGACCTACTTCCCGCAGACGTTCCATCTGGCGTGGTCGCCGGACCACCTCAAGGTCATCGCCCGCATCGAGCAGGCGGTCCTCGAAGGCGGCCTCTTCGCGATGGCCATGCCCCGCGGATCGGGAAAGACCAGCCTCTGCGAGATCGCCTGTCTCTGGGCCCTGCTCTACGGCCACCGCGAGTTCGTCTCCCTCATCGGATCCGACGAAGAGCACGCCAGCCAGATGCTCGAATCGATCAAGGCCGAACTGGAGAACAGCGAAGTCCTCCTGCACGACTTCCCCGAGGCGTGCTTCCCCATCCACTGCCTCGACGGCATCCACCAGCGCGCCGCAGGCCAACTCTTCGAAGGCAGCCAGACCCACATCGGCTGGACGGCGCACGAGATCGTCCTGCCGACCATGCCGGGTTCGCTGCCCTCGGGTGGCATCATCCGCGTCGCCGGCATCACCGGCCGCATCCGCGGCATGAAGTACAAGCGGCCCGACGGCCGCAGCGTGCGCCCCTCGCTGGTGCTCATCGACGATCCGCAGACGGATGAATCGGCACGGTCGCCATCGCAGTGCGCCACGCGCGAACGCATCCTCGCCGGCGCCATCCTCGGCCTGGCGGGCCCGGGGCGCAAGATCGCCGGCCTCATGACACTCACCGTCGTGCGGCCCGACGACCTGGCCGACCGACTGCTCGATCGCGACAAGCATCCGCAGTGGCAGGGGCAGCGCACCAAGATGGTCTATTCGTTCCCGACCCGCGAGCAGTTGTGGGCGGAGTACGCGCGTCTGCGAGCCGAGGGACTGCGCGCGGATGAAGGCATCAGCCGCGCCACCGAGTTCTACGGCGAGAATCGCGACGCCATGGATGAGGGCGCTGAGGTTGCGTGGCCGGACCGGTTCAACCACGATGAACTCAGCGCCATCCAGCACGCGATGAATCTGCGGCTCCAGGATGAGGCCGCATTCTGGGCCGAGTATCAGAATGAACCGCTTCCCGAGAGCACCGCCCTCGACGAAGACCTGCTCACCGCCGAGCAGATCTGCGAGAAGGTGAATGGACACGAGCGCGGCGAAGTGCCCATCGGTTCCTCGCTGCTGACCATGTTCATCGACGTGCAGGCCAAGGCGCTCTTCTGGCTCATCGTGGCGTGGGAGGAGGATTTCACGGGCCACGTGATCGACTACGGCACCGAGCCGGACCAGAAGGACGCCCACGCGTACTTCACGCTCCGCGACATCCGCCGAACACTCGCGGCAGCAGCACCACACGCCGGCCTCGAAGGCGCCGTCTACGCCGGGCTCGAGCGCCTGACCGATGCCATGCTCGGCCGGGAATGGAAACGCGATGACGGCGCGATGGTGCGCATCGACCGGTGCCTGATCGACGCCAACTGGGGCCAGTCATCGGATGTCGTGTACCAGTTCTGCCGCCAGAGCCGCCACGCGAACCTGATCATGCCCAGCCACGGCCGCTACGTCGGCGCTTCGAGCATCCCCTTCAGCGAGTACAAGCGCAAGCGCGGCGACCGCGTCGGCCTGAACTGGCGCATCCCCGTCATCACCGGCAAACGCGCCGTGCGCCACGTGGTCTTCGACACGAACTACTGGAAGTCATTCGTCCACGCTCGCCTCGCGGTGCCGATGGGTGACCCGGGATGCCTGGCGCTGTTCGGCCATACCGGCGGATCATCGAATCGCACCGCGAGCAATCATCAACTGCTCGCCGAGCACCTCACGAGCGAGTACCGCGTGAAGACGCAAGGCCGCGGCCGAACCGTCGATGAGTGGAAACTCCGCGTTGATGGCCTCGACAACCATTGGCTCGACTGCTTGGTGGGCTGCTCCGTCGCGGCGTCGATGCAGGGGGCTGTTCTCTACGGCACGGATGTGCAGCCGGCGCCGCGCCGCCGGATCCGCCTCTCCGATCTCCAGGGCGGGCGGCGATGA
- a CDS encoding ParB N-terminal domain-containing protein — protein sequence MNAFKVELRPLAEIKPYEQNPRLNDKAVEAVMNSIRAFGWRQPIVVDGDGVIICGHTRWKAAQRLGLEMVPVHVATDLSPEKVRAYRIADNKSAELAEWNMELLPIEMAELQGAGFDWSSLGFSADDLAKLLDPGVRDGLTDPDAIPEPPDEPITKRGDLWILGEHRLLCGDSASAADVDRLLDGQPIHLVNTDPPYNVKVEPRSNNAIAAGNSSFPEAKKKRTHHQSFDVARQGEKKRTTKKMRAKDRPLANDFVTDEAFDEMLDAWFGNMARVLIPGGGFYIWGGYANLGNYPGPLKRAGLYFSQGIVWDKQHPVLTRKDYMGAFEIAFYGWREGAAHRFFGPNNATDLWHVKKVNPASMVHLTEKPVELAVRAMQYSSHAGENVLDLFGGSGSTLIAAEQTQRRAFLMEIDPAYCDVIVQRYEQFSGKKSERA from the coding sequence ATGAACGCGTTCAAGGTGGAACTGCGGCCGCTGGCCGAGATCAAGCCCTACGAACAGAACCCGCGCCTCAACGACAAAGCCGTCGAGGCGGTGATGAACAGCATCCGGGCCTTCGGATGGCGGCAGCCGATCGTGGTCGATGGCGACGGCGTCATCATCTGCGGCCACACGCGATGGAAAGCGGCGCAGCGACTCGGCTTGGAGATGGTGCCGGTGCATGTCGCGACCGACCTGTCGCCCGAGAAGGTGCGGGCGTACCGCATCGCAGACAACAAGTCGGCCGAACTGGCCGAGTGGAACATGGAATTGCTGCCCATCGAGATGGCCGAACTCCAGGGCGCCGGCTTTGACTGGTCGTCTCTCGGATTCAGCGCGGACGATCTGGCGAAGCTGCTCGATCCTGGCGTGCGCGATGGGCTCACCGATCCCGATGCGATTCCTGAGCCGCCGGATGAGCCGATCACGAAGCGCGGCGACCTCTGGATTCTCGGCGAGCACCGGTTGCTCTGCGGCGACAGCGCGAGCGCGGCCGATGTCGATCGGCTGCTCGATGGCCAGCCGATCCACCTCGTGAACACAGACCCGCCGTACAACGTGAAAGTCGAGCCGCGATCGAACAACGCGATCGCGGCGGGCAACTCGTCATTCCCGGAGGCGAAAAAGAAGCGCACCCATCACCAGTCCTTCGACGTGGCCCGCCAGGGCGAGAAGAAGCGGACGACGAAGAAGATGCGCGCGAAGGACCGGCCGCTCGCCAACGACTTTGTAACCGACGAAGCGTTCGACGAGATGCTCGACGCTTGGTTCGGCAATATGGCGCGCGTGCTCATTCCAGGCGGCGGGTTCTACATCTGGGGTGGCTACGCGAACCTCGGGAACTACCCGGGTCCATTGAAGCGCGCCGGTTTGTACTTCAGCCAGGGCATCGTGTGGGACAAGCAGCACCCCGTGCTGACGCGAAAAGACTACATGGGAGCGTTCGAAATCGCGTTCTACGGTTGGCGCGAGGGCGCTGCGCACCGCTTCTTCGGCCCGAACAACGCGACCGACCTGTGGCATGTGAAGAAGGTCAACCCGGCGTCAATGGTGCACTTGACCGAGAAACCAGTCGAGTTGGCAGTGCGGGCGATGCAGTATTCATCACATGCCGGCGAGAACGTGCTCGATCTGTTCGGTGGATCGGGTTCGACTCTGATCGCGGCAGAGCAGACGCAGCGACGCGCGTTCCTGATGGAGATCGACCCCGCGTATTGCGATGTCATCGTGCAGCGGTACGAGCAGTTTAGTGGGAAGAAGTCGGAGCGGGCATGA
- a CDS encoding serine/threonine protein kinase, producing MPMTPERFQRVRVLFESGKCRTGKERDQFLERECADDAELLDEVRSLLESDEQVGTFLGTPAAEVNEAVLEALRLDVSEMEEANPPMTAVGARVGHYRITSFIAEGAMGRVYEAEQEQPKRTVALKVLSRPLATRTALRRFQDEAQILARLRHPNIAQVFEAGTHTDGSDPGGGVLFFAMELVPGARSITEYAEVQRLSIRDRLGLFCKVCEAVHHGHQKGIIHRDLKPANILVDSTGEPKVIDFGVARITDSDISSTTQETEIGQIVGTLQYMSPEQCDGDPHELDSRCDVYSLGAILYELLSRTPALDIRGTPLHQATRLIREGPTRSLASLDRRFRGDLEAIVSTAMQKNRDRRYQSAEALRTDIVRHLAGEAIDARPVSKWIRITRWLGKHPFPVSIGASGAVAVIVLATSAGLTWYNNHRPFEFWISPDGRFAHLITKFNRPLDTLGGNAAEPYNVHAKLVSRPGGVGGGRFALFTVREGAHATGQQLWVCDVNDLAAPLWRTEAAEPHSHPSVPEAFDRVGEPPSYVVNNFFVANVLPDSPEDEIVVIHEQNSSSPNAIRVYDFAGNVLFEAWHFGHVSRVAWWSTEQLLICSADRHGKPDIERYGYANPPPYPRVVFAIRPQRNLAANAWLNERDWPESWRSKADLSTVLVWYKSLSTRSWSSILGPGPIRSGRNSRASSIEVGFETGVSGPGLVLFLDPLGRVMGSDSNDLFNQRRADFPPDAPTLVDWPPLGN from the coding sequence GTGCCCATGACTCCGGAGAGGTTCCAGCGAGTAAGAGTTCTCTTCGAAAGTGGCAAGTGCCGTACCGGCAAGGAGCGGGACCAGTTCCTGGAGCGGGAGTGTGCGGACGACGCCGAACTTCTGGATGAAGTTCGATCGCTGCTCGAATCCGATGAGCAGGTAGGCACCTTCCTCGGAACGCCGGCGGCCGAAGTGAATGAGGCAGTCCTCGAAGCACTTCGCCTCGATGTTTCTGAAATGGAAGAGGCCAACCCACCGATGACGGCAGTTGGCGCCCGCGTGGGCCACTATCGCATCACGTCGTTCATCGCCGAGGGTGCGATGGGTCGGGTGTATGAAGCCGAGCAGGAGCAGCCGAAAAGAACCGTTGCCCTAAAAGTACTCAGCCGGCCATTGGCAACGCGTACTGCACTTCGGCGCTTTCAGGACGAGGCCCAGATTCTGGCGAGGCTTCGACATCCGAACATCGCGCAGGTATTCGAGGCGGGTACGCACACCGATGGCTCCGATCCTGGCGGCGGCGTCCTCTTTTTCGCGATGGAGTTAGTACCCGGGGCACGATCGATTACTGAATACGCTGAAGTCCAGCGTCTTTCAATTCGTGACCGGCTCGGGCTCTTCTGCAAAGTGTGCGAAGCCGTTCATCACGGCCATCAGAAGGGCATCATTCACCGGGATCTGAAGCCGGCGAACATTCTCGTCGATTCCACCGGCGAGCCGAAGGTGATCGATTTCGGCGTCGCCCGCATCACCGATTCGGACATTTCTTCCACAACGCAGGAGACCGAAATCGGTCAGATCGTCGGGACGTTGCAGTACATGAGTCCAGAACAATGCGACGGCGATCCACACGAACTGGATAGCAGGTGCGACGTGTATTCGCTCGGCGCAATTCTCTACGAGTTGCTCAGTCGCACACCGGCGCTCGACATCCGTGGGACGCCGCTGCACCAAGCAACGCGGCTCATCAGAGAAGGGCCGACCAGATCTCTGGCATCGCTTGATCGCCGCTTCCGCGGTGATCTGGAGGCGATCGTTTCGACGGCAATGCAGAAGAACCGGGACCGTCGATATCAGTCCGCTGAAGCACTTCGAACGGACATCGTTCGACACCTCGCAGGTGAAGCCATCGATGCTCGGCCGGTCTCGAAATGGATCAGAATCACACGCTGGCTGGGGAAACATCCGTTTCCTGTCTCGATCGGTGCTTCGGGAGCAGTTGCGGTGATTGTGTTGGCCACCAGCGCTGGCCTGACCTGGTACAACAACCATCGTCCTTTTGAGTTCTGGATCTCACCCGATGGTCGATTCGCGCACCTGATCACAAAGTTTAACCGGCCACTGGATACCCTTGGAGGAAACGCAGCTGAGCCCTACAACGTGCACGCGAAGTTGGTCAGCCGACCGGGGGGCGTGGGAGGTGGTCGCTTCGCATTGTTCACGGTCCGGGAGGGAGCGCATGCCACGGGACAACAGCTCTGGGTGTGCGATGTGAACGATCTCGCTGCACCACTGTGGCGCACGGAGGCGGCGGAGCCTCACTCACACCCATCCGTCCCGGAAGCTTTCGACCGCGTCGGTGAACCTCCGAGCTACGTTGTCAACAACTTCTTCGTCGCCAACGTGCTACCGGACTCGCCCGAAGACGAGATTGTGGTCATTCATGAACAGAACAGCAGTTCTCCGAACGCTATCAGAGTTTACGACTTCGCCGGGAACGTACTCTTCGAGGCGTGGCACTTTGGACACGTATCAAGAGTGGCTTGGTGGAGCACTGAACAGCTGCTGATCTGTTCTGCCGATCGGCATGGCAAGCCGGACATCGAAAGGTACGGCTATGCAAATCCGCCGCCTTACCCGCGAGTCGTCTTCGCGATTCGTCCTCAGAGAAACTTGGCAGCTAATGCGTGGCTGAACGAACGGGACTGGCCGGAGTCGTGGAGATCCAAAGCTGACCTGTCCACGGTGCTCGTGTGGTACAAGTCGCTTTCAACGCGATCATGGTCGTCGATACTGGGGCCCGGACCGATTCGGAGCGGGAGAAATTCACGTGCCTCGTCGATTGAGGTGGGTTTTGAGACTGGAGTGAGTGGTCCAGGGTTGGTCCTGTTCCTTGATCCGCTCGGCAGAGTGATGGGCAGCGACAGCAATGACCTGTTCAACCAGCGGAGAGCGGATTTCCCGCCAGATGCACCGACGCTCGTTGACTGGCCACCACTGGGGAACTAG
- a CDS encoding winged helix-turn-helix domain-containing protein, which produces MKTSAIHIERNRPARRNGAGAPDVVIREACDRDGIVLGHLVASHDGMPEGIVAAARRATQRMFDAFAEASNVNSRIIATDGAGRPRWSVSPNFAVIEELGRRGDRVVSTNRSLERSSTMKKNEVQIGTTYTAKVSGKIARVRIDAESRHGGWDATNLETKKKVRIKSAQRLRSEAGPPKTASTPPPKATDNKDAKPASGVKPGGRVVDRDAARIAERDAKAAAKGLVLKTEIVMGKERSRWVKKAEQAAAKQGTPDAKTPAEAPPAEKRKGRRTPPRIALVNKDQYAEIAKAVQDLPTSRNHVCWKKNGKLYELYFRVDGRTPLLYRAPATSAVDEKTGCREVDAVGTVTGVFHIKQSIKQLTGKSPAQLGITMPPDRGAPKARGETTKKTTGGKADAKPRKKREGLSGLDAAAQVLGRAKEPLDAKTIAERAIAAGWKTNGATPHATLYAAMIREIKAKGKEARFIKADKGRFTARKGA; this is translated from the coding sequence ATGAAGACCAGCGCCATTCACATTGAACGAAATCGCCCCGCCCGCCGCAACGGCGCCGGCGCGCCCGATGTGGTCATCCGCGAGGCCTGCGACCGCGATGGCATCGTCCTGGGCCACCTCGTCGCCAGCCACGATGGCATGCCCGAAGGCATCGTCGCCGCCGCACGCCGCGCGACGCAGCGCATGTTCGACGCCTTCGCCGAGGCCTCCAACGTGAACAGCCGCATCATCGCGACCGACGGGGCGGGCCGGCCGCGCTGGTCGGTGTCGCCGAACTTTGCAGTCATCGAAGAACTCGGTCGCCGCGGCGACCGGGTCGTTTCCACCAACCGCTCTCTTGAAAGGAGCAGCACTATGAAGAAGAACGAAGTCCAGATCGGAACCACCTACACCGCGAAGGTGAGCGGCAAGATCGCCAGGGTGCGCATCGACGCCGAGAGCCGCCACGGCGGCTGGGACGCCACCAACCTTGAGACGAAGAAGAAGGTTCGCATCAAGAGCGCCCAGCGTCTCCGCAGCGAGGCCGGGCCGCCGAAGACGGCCAGCACGCCGCCTCCCAAGGCGACCGACAACAAGGATGCCAAACCGGCCTCCGGCGTGAAACCCGGGGGCCGCGTTGTTGACCGGGATGCCGCACGCATCGCCGAGCGCGACGCGAAGGCCGCGGCCAAGGGCCTCGTGCTCAAGACCGAAATCGTCATGGGCAAAGAGCGGTCGCGCTGGGTGAAGAAGGCCGAGCAGGCCGCGGCGAAGCAGGGCACGCCGGACGCGAAGACACCGGCCGAAGCGCCGCCCGCCGAGAAGCGCAAGGGCCGCCGCACGCCGCCGCGCATCGCGCTGGTCAACAAGGACCAGTACGCCGAGATCGCCAAGGCGGTACAGGACCTGCCCACCAGCCGCAACCACGTGTGCTGGAAGAAGAACGGCAAACTCTACGAGTTGTACTTCCGGGTCGATGGCCGCACGCCGCTGCTCTACCGGGCGCCGGCCACCTCGGCCGTCGATGAGAAGACCGGCTGCCGCGAGGTGGATGCCGTCGGCACCGTCACCGGCGTCTTCCACATCAAGCAGAGCATCAAGCAGCTCACCGGCAAGTCGCCGGCGCAGCTCGGCATCACCATGCCGCCCGACCGCGGTGCGCCCAAGGCACGCGGCGAGACGACGAAGAAGACGACCGGCGGCAAGGCCGACGCCAAACCACGCAAGAAGCGCGAGGGCCTCAGCGGCCTCGACGCGGCAGCGCAGGTCCTGGGGCGGGCGAAAGAGCCCCTCGACGCCAAGACCATCGCCGAGCGCGCCATCGCCGCGGGCTGGAAGACCAACGGCGCCACGCCGCACGCGACCTTGTACGCCGCGATGATCCGCGAGATCAAAGCCAAGGGCAAGGAAGCGCGGTTCATCAAAGCCGACAAGGGCCGGTTCACGGCCCGGAAAGGAGCGTGA
- a CDS encoding sigma-70 family RNA polymerase sigma factor yields the protein MPHGKSDAMTAVPQHGFCQEPAEWTPALFEEVRAVARQCMRGQPPNHTLQATALVSEAFLRLAASQPEILDHHHLVALTAKIIRQILVDHARRKHAAKREGSRLRLTLDEQIASSFARPSQVVHLDEALNRLEQLDPRQAQVVELRFFAGLSVEEVAKTLNVSKRTVEGDWTLARAWLKRELSNDDQE from the coding sequence ATGCCCCACGGAAAGAGTGACGCAATGACAGCGGTGCCACAGCATGGATTCTGTCAGGAACCCGCCGAGTGGACTCCCGCACTCTTTGAGGAGGTGCGGGCGGTTGCCCGACAGTGCATGAGAGGCCAGCCGCCGAATCACACGCTTCAGGCTACTGCCCTCGTCAGCGAAGCCTTTCTCCGTTTGGCGGCTTCACAGCCGGAGATACTCGATCACCACCACCTTGTGGCGCTCACAGCCAAGATCATTCGACAGATCCTTGTGGATCACGCACGGCGCAAGCATGCCGCCAAACGAGAGGGTTCCCGGCTGCGTCTGACACTGGACGAACAGATTGCCTCGTCTTTCGCTCGGCCCAGCCAGGTCGTCCATTTGGACGAAGCCCTCAATCGACTCGAACAGCTCGATCCGCGCCAGGCCCAAGTTGTCGAATTGCGGTTCTTCGCCGGACTTTCCGTTGAAGAGGTTGCGAAGACGCTCAATGTGTCCAAGCGAACCGTCGAGGGCGACTGGACGCTCGCTCGCGCGTGGCTCAAGCGAGAGCTGTCGAATGATGACCAGGAGTGA